A region of Streptomyces sp. NBC_01750 DNA encodes the following proteins:
- a CDS encoding quinone oxidoreductase family protein: protein MRAVMIHKADGPDAITVGERPVRQPGPGEVLLRVRAAAVNPADIVMWRTLGGGSVQPPFTAGMDAAGVAEAVGPGVDHIAAGQRAMAAVFPRRPEGGAQAELVVVPAASVVPIPEALDSVAASTLPMNGLTALEGLHALGLPPRATLAITGGAGLLASYAIPLAKQAGLRVIADAAPQDADLVASFGTDVVVPRGDGFNQAVRQAAPGGADGLLDTAALTEAVVPAIRDRGVVAVVRGWNGPGPERGIQVSRVSVGNALQNTDWLRQLADHAAAGRIRLRVAGVHAPEAALDGYLRMEAGGLRGRTVIAF, encoded by the coding sequence ATGCGCGCAGTGATGATCCACAAGGCGGACGGACCCGACGCCATCACCGTCGGTGAACGCCCGGTTCGCCAGCCCGGGCCCGGCGAAGTCCTCCTCCGGGTCCGCGCCGCCGCGGTGAACCCGGCGGACATCGTGATGTGGCGGACCCTCGGCGGCGGCTCCGTCCAGCCGCCGTTCACCGCAGGCATGGACGCGGCCGGCGTCGCCGAGGCCGTCGGCCCCGGCGTCGACCACATCGCAGCCGGGCAGCGGGCCATGGCCGCAGTGTTCCCCCGCCGCCCCGAGGGCGGGGCCCAGGCCGAACTCGTTGTCGTCCCGGCAGCCTCGGTCGTCCCGATCCCCGAAGCTCTCGACTCCGTCGCAGCCTCGACGCTGCCGATGAACGGGCTCACCGCCCTCGAAGGACTGCACGCACTCGGCCTCCCGCCCCGCGCGACGCTCGCCATCACCGGCGGCGCAGGCCTGCTGGCCTCCTATGCGATCCCGCTCGCCAAGCAGGCCGGGCTGCGGGTGATCGCTGACGCGGCCCCGCAGGACGCCGACCTCGTCGCCTCCTTCGGAACTGATGTCGTCGTCCCCCGCGGAGACGGGTTCAACCAGGCCGTGCGCCAGGCCGCCCCCGGCGGGGCCGACGGACTCCTGGACACTGCAGCGCTCACCGAGGCGGTGGTGCCCGCGATCCGCGACCGCGGCGTCGTCGCCGTCGTCCGCGGCTGGAACGGCCCCGGACCCGAGCGCGGGATCCAGGTGAGCCGCGTGAGTGTCGGGAACGCCCTTCAGAACACGGACTGGCTCCGGCAGCTCGCCGACCACGCCGCCGCGGGACGCATCCGACTGCGGGTGGCCGGTGTCCACGCACCCGAAGCAGCCCTGGACGGCTACCTGCGCATGGAGGCAGGCGGCCTCCGCGGTCGGACCGTGATCGCTTTCTGA
- a CDS encoding TetR/AcrR family transcriptional regulator has product METRTRRSERREEPLSRELIVQAAVELLDASGERGLTFRALAERLATGPGAIYWHITGKDEVLGAATDAVVADAMSLSSADATPQEAVRALALGVFDAIDAHPWVGTQLARAPWQSAMLRVFERIGRLVRALGVPPSAEFTSASALFNYILGVGGQNAANARAHEPGATRAEFLDNVSVAWAELDPDEYAFIRSAADRLREHDDRTEFLAGLDLILSGITATLL; this is encoded by the coding sequence ATGGAAACCAGGACCCGGCGCTCGGAGCGGCGCGAGGAACCTCTCTCCCGGGAGCTCATCGTCCAGGCAGCGGTCGAACTCCTCGACGCGTCGGGCGAGAGAGGACTCACGTTCCGGGCCCTGGCCGAACGCCTCGCCACCGGGCCCGGAGCCATCTACTGGCACATCACCGGCAAGGACGAAGTGCTCGGTGCCGCGACGGATGCCGTCGTCGCCGACGCCATGTCCCTCAGCAGCGCCGACGCAACACCGCAGGAAGCGGTTCGTGCCCTCGCGCTCGGCGTGTTCGACGCGATCGACGCCCACCCGTGGGTCGGGACGCAGCTTGCCCGTGCCCCGTGGCAGTCGGCGATGCTGCGGGTCTTCGAAAGGATCGGGCGGCTGGTCCGCGCGCTCGGGGTCCCTCCCAGCGCCGAGTTCACGTCGGCTTCCGCGTTGTTCAACTACATCCTCGGCGTGGGCGGACAGAACGCCGCGAACGCCCGCGCACATGAGCCGGGCGCCACGCGGGCCGAGTTCCTCGACAACGTGTCGGTCGCCTGGGCCGAGCTCGACCCTGACGAATACGCCTTCATCCGGAGCGCCGCCGACCGACTCCGCGAGCACGACGACCGCACCGAATTCCTCGCCGGCCTCGATCTCATCCTCTCCGGAATCACGGCGACGCTCCTCTAG
- a CDS encoding transposase — MVGSVTRDRYDELVKLGRDWVAMRPCRTRRADTTRTSINGRKRHLIVAQDGLLVTPADVPDRDAARILLTRLHAEHPEIVLVWSDNGYGGEEFSTWARDTLGITIKVVPRPKDAKGFVLLPKR; from the coding sequence GTGGTGGGAAGTGTGACCCGGGATCGTTACGACGAGCTGGTCAAGCTAGGGCGGGACTGGGTGGCGATGAGACCGTGTCGAACGCGACGCGCGGATACGACGCGAACAAGCATCAACGGCAGGAAGCGACATCTCATCGTTGCCCAGGACGGCCTGCTCGTCACACCCGCCGACGTCCCCGACCGCGACGCGGCCCGCATCCTGCTCACCCGCCTCCACGCCGAACACCCCGAAATCGTCCTGGTCTGGTCGGACAACGGCTACGGAGGCGAGGAGTTCAGCACCTGGGCCCGGGACACCCTGGGCATCACGATCAAGGTAGTCCCCCGCCCCAAGGACGCCAAGGGCTTCGTTCTGCTGCCGAAGAGGTAG